A single region of the Vicia villosa cultivar HV-30 ecotype Madison, WI linkage group LG4, Vvil1.0, whole genome shotgun sequence genome encodes:
- the LOC131597174 gene encoding uncharacterized protein LOC131597174 yields MDPIKYVFKKAALSGRIARWKMILTKYDIQYTTQKAIKGSVLADHLAHQAVDNYQSMNFEFPDEDIMLVIDYEEPGPVEGPEPGSRWTIVFDGASNALGNGIGVVIVSPGGCHTPFTTRLCFNCTNNMAEYEACILVLKAVIDLRIKVLE; encoded by the coding sequence atggatcctatcaagtatgtgtttaaGAAAGctgctctctctggacgaatagcaagatggaaaatgatATTAACAAAATATGACATTCAGTACACTACGCAGAAGGCAATTAAGGGAAGTGTGTTGGCTGACCATTTGGCTCATCAAGCTGTAGATAACTACCAGTCTATGAATTtcgaatttccagatgaagacattatgcttgTTATTGATTACGAAGAGCCTGGTCCGGTTGAAGGACCTGAAccgggatcccgatggactatagtttttgatggagcttctaacgcCCTGGGAAATGGTATCGGTGTTGTGATCGTCTCTCCCGGAGGTTGCCATACACCATTCACCACTAGACTATGTTTtaactgcaccaacaatatggccgaatacgaagcatgcatccTAGTTCTCAAAGCTGTAATCGACTTAAGAATCAAGGTTTTGGAATAA